The nucleotide window CCACGGCGCTATGCGCAAACCCGGCTCCAAGAAGGGCCCCCTCAAGGGCTCCGGCGGACAGAAGAAGCACGCCCTAGAAGGCAAGGGACCCACTCCCCGGGCGGAGAACCGCGTCGGTCACCCCAAGGCGCGGGCCAAGGCCCGGGCGGAAGCCCGCGAGGCCCAGCCCAGCCGCGTCAAGCAGCTGGAGAAGCTCAAGCGGCGCTTCAACGTGCCTGAAGGCCACGAGATCGTCTGCGGGCGCAACGCCGTGGCGGAGGCCGCCCGGGCCGGAGTGCCCATCTCCCGCGTCTTCATGGCGGTCTCCGCGGAGAACGACGACCGCCTGGGGGCCGTGGTGCGGCGGGCCGCCCTGCTGGGTGCTCCCGTCTTGGAGACCACCAAACTAGACCTGGAGGCGCTGACGGACGGCGCTGTCCACCAGGGCGTGGCCATTGAGGTGCCCGCCTACGAGTACTGTGAGGCCGCCGACCTGCTGGAGCGTGCCCGTGCCGTCGGCCACACGCCCCTGTTCATCGCCCTGGACCAGGTCACTGACCCCCACAACCTGGGGGCCGTGCTGCGCAGCGCCGGAGCTTTTGGGGCCGACGGCGTCGTCATCCCGGAGCGTCGCAGCGTGGGCGTGAACGCCACCGTCTGGAAGGTCTCCGCCGGGGCTGCCGCCCGCGTGCCTGTGGCCCGTGAGACCAACCTGGTGCGCGCCCTGCAGGCCCTCAAGAAGGAAGGCTGCTTTGTGGTGGGCCTGGACGGCGGCAGCGAAACCCTGGTGGAGGAACTGGGCTTCGCGGATGCGCCGCTGGTGCTGGTTACTGGTGCGGAGGGGGCAGGCTTGTCCCGCCTGGTGCGCGAGACTTGCGACGTGATCGCCTCCATCCCCATCAACGGGCATGTGGAGTCTCTCAACGCGGCCGTGGCCACAGGTATCAGCTTGTATGAGGTGGACCGGCTGCGGCGTCGAGCCACCAACTAAGCCACCCCTTCACTCCCAGCGCCCCAATGGCACAATGGGGTTAGACCGGACCACCGCCGGACCAAGGAGGCTCACATGACTAAGGACGCGACCGAGAGCTGGAACCGCACCGAGGGTGTGCTTGTCGCACCCGGCACAGCCCCCGAGACGGTGGCGCAGTTCCTGACTGTGCGCAACGTGGTTGGGCGCCTGGAGTGGTACCCCAGCACCCCGCACCTGCTGTCTCTGACCCTGGCCTGCGACGTGCAGGGCCGCGTGGCAGTCACCCCCACCGGCCGTGGCGGTGTGGTAGCCGGGCCTGGCGTCAGCGAATTCACTGAGGCCCTGGCCCGTGAGTTCCACGCCGACGTCACTATTGGCCCGGCCTCTTTCAACAGCCTGCCGGAGGGTGTTGAGCTACCCGCCATCAGCGGCTCTAGCAGCCCCACCGCACGGACGGTGGTGGTCTCCCCGCTGAGCGCCTATACCGTGCCCCTGCAGGCCACTCTCCTGGAGCGTTCACTGGCGGTGGCCTCTGCCCCCGGCATGGACCGTCGTCTAGTCATGTATGCGGGGGAGGGGCAGGCGCTGGGCACCTTTGGTTGGGATGACGATTCCCTGCCCGCCTTGGTGTTGACTGTGGACGAGCACGACATGGCGGTGCGCGCGATCACCTCTACTGAGGGTGAGGACGACGCCGTCTTCTCCTGGGGCATGAGTTCGCGCTACGTCATGGGTGGGGTGGCTGACGCTGACCCTTCCCTGGTGGCTTTTGTGAAAGACCTGCTGGAGGACCGCACCGATGCTTCCGTGATCGCTGCCGCCGTGCCTGGTGCGGATGCGGCCGAGGTGTCCAAGGCAATCCAGACTCCTGGGATCGTGGGGATGCTAGCGCTAGTGGAGGCCTTGGGGCTGCCGGACTTTGTGGGCTCCGTGCTGACGGGGCGGCTGGCTCCGGCTGAGGTGCCTGGTGCGGTGGTGCATGAGCCGCGTGGCCTGTCCAACGCCGTGTCCCGCTCGGTGGGGCTCATGCTGCAGGATCCCTCGACGCCGGGGGCGGGCTTCTGGCGTTCCTACGTGCACGCGGTCACGGATAATGCGTGGATTGTGCGCGCGGGGCTGGCCCTGGAGGCTGGCCTGGGTGGTGCGCTGTTGGGGACGGCGCTGCGACGTCGGGGCCGCACCGGTGTGACGCCGCGCTGGTTGCTGGCTGGTGGCGTGCTGTTGCTGCTTGACTCGGTGGTTGAGGCCTCTACGTCCTCCTGGGTGCGGCACCTGGAGTTGCGGCGCCGGGCTGACGAGGAGATGGCCCTGGTAGCGGAGGAACTTGGGGCTTAGAGCCTGGCGTCCCGGGTGGTTTGGAAGCGGTTTTGGCTCTTTACCCAGGGCTGGTCTCGGACCCATGCCTGGGGAGCAGGGAACCACTCCATTGGTTGGACGGTGCTGCCTACACGGCAACATCGCCAACCTCACGCCCTCCTATCGTCGACGGTGATGTACAGGGCGGTGGTGTGGGATGGCCCCACTCGGCGCCGCACTGCCGTCACCGACGGCCACGGCCGCCCTGGCCGTTACGCCCCTCTAAGGGGCGCTACTCATAAAGGCCGTTAGAGGGGGAGTTGAAGAGTGTTATCGCAGAAGCACTGTGGGCAGGGTCGTAGGTTTGCGACTTGGAGCGTAGATGCGGTGGAGGGGGCTACTGGTTGGTTTTCCCCGTCTCATTCTCCTGAGAAGACGCTTGAGGAGTTCGCCCCAGGGTTGACTGCACCTTCCTACATGACTGAGGGCGGGACTTTTGCGATGGGGTTGTGGGCGTTGCCGGAGGGGGTGGGTGCGGTCAGTAAGGTGCGTAAGTCTGATCCTGCTCGTGGCAGCTATATGCAGTGTGCGGGCTCTTGGCAGGCGATGACTGTGGAGGTCCGTATACAGCGTCTTGACGGCAGCCACGAGCACTATGTCGTGGCCCGTGAGGCTGTAGGGGGCTCCCAGGAGTGGGTCACCATCACTTATGTTTCGGACATCTCGTTCAGTGGGGCTACCCAGACCCGTGAGATACGACTGCATCCCCAGGAGGTTTTTACTGGTCAGCAGGCGGTAGAGGTCTTTGCCGACTACGTCCTTCACGCTACTTTGCCTCCCAAGCACCTACTACGCCCCCTCGACGTCTAAGAGGTTGCGCCGTTTGGTGGGGTCATGGCTGTCAGGCAGTTCATGTCCGCCGCATGGACACCAGTGGCGTGCATCACTGGCGGCTGACCCCTGTCCGACACCTCACCCCGTTTCCGACACCTCAGTTGCTGCAACCAGGGTGTCGCAAACGGGTCCGGCTGCGTAGGGTCCTGGCTGCCGCCCAGGCATGGTCATAGGCGCTTACTCTCCCTTGAAACGCATCCCGGCGGTGAAACCCAGGGGGTTCTGGGCGTACTCGGACAGGGACTCTTGGTCGCGGGCGGAAAACTCTGCGTCGTCCACCAGTTCCTCTTCGTCGGCCTTCTCCGTAAAGATCTGCTCCATCTCCTGCGTGTCACCCAGAGACAAGTAGGACTGCTCATCCCAGTGCTGGGGCAGCACGGAGCACACGTAGTCCTCCACAGCATCCTGCATGGTGACGTCGTGCCCGGCCCGCTCAGACATGTACCAGCGGTGCTCCAGCACTTCATGGAAGATCTCTGCCGGCTCCAGTTTGCGGCGCAGCTCAGCCGGTACAGCGGCGATAGTTGGCTCAAAGACATCCGCCATCCAGGCGTGTGACACCAATTCCAGCGGGTCGTGATTACGGCCGGTCAAGGCGCGGTAGGACTTCAGGTCATTGAGCATCCGCTGACCCTGGCGTTCCTGCACGTCCAAGCCGGTCAGGCGCATGACTTGGCGGTGGTAGTGCCCGGCGTCCACCACTTTGGGCTGAATAGAAATGCGCGTGTCACCGTCAGCGGTGGTGGTGGACATATCCAACTCGCCGACGTCATAGCCCAACTCGTTAAGCTTCTCAATTCGGGAAGCCACCCGCCACCGCTCACCCATGGAAAAGGACTCCTTAGCCGTCAGCACGTCCCACAGCTCGGAGTAGCGCGACACGATCCGGTCACCCACCTCAATCGTGTCCACGCTGGGCTCCAGCAAGGCACCAGCCTGCAGGTCCATGAGTTCACCGATGATGTTGGTGCGGGCCACGTCAATGTCATAGAGCCGCTTACCCTCGGTTAGCCCCTCCGTGTAGAGCTCACCGGTCTCCGCATCCACCAGGTAAGCAGCAAAAGCTCCGGCGTCGCGGCGGAACAGGGTGTTGGACAGGGACACATCACCCCAGTAGAAGCCCAGCAGGTGCAAGCGCACCAACAGCACAGCCAGCGCGTCGATCAGGCGGGTGGCGGTCTCGGGGCGCATGTACTGGCTGAACAGGGCACGATAGGGCAGTGAATAGGCTAGGTGCTCCGTGACCAGCACGGAGTTGAGCTCTTCGCAGGCACTGTTCCGCCGCCCGGTGATGACGGCGGTGGGGGTGACGCAGGGCGCGCCCACCCGCACCAGGTCGCGCAGCATCTCGTACTCGCGGTAGGCCACGTGCTCACCGATCTCTTTCACGGCGATCACCCGCCCGGAAAGCTTGGCAAAACGCACCACGTGCCGTGACAGACCACGCGGTAAGGCAGCCAGTACCTCAGCTGGCCAGTCCTCCAGGGGGATCTCCCAGGGCAGGTCCAGCAGGGCGGGGTCCACCGTGGCGGCGGTAATCTTCAAAGCCGAAGGCATAGGCGCATTCTTTCAGGTAGTTCGTCCTAGTTGTGCGGTGGCGAGCCTCACCGCCAGCACAGGCATTTCTAACGACGGCGGTGGCGTGGCTGCTCATGGGTGTAAGACCGAACCCCGCCGTCGACCACTGGGGACGACGGCGGGGTTCAGGGCGTCAGCGCTTCCCGAACTGGCCGGGCACGTGACGGATGCCGTTACGGCTAGTACCTCAGGCGGGCAAGCGCTTGCCGGTGGAGGCGGAGAAGATGTGCGCATGGCCGGGGCGGATACGCACGTGGATGATCTCGCCGGGGGCTGGGGCGGTACGCGGAGGCACACGGACGATGATCTGGCTGGAGTCCTCACCCGAACCGAGCTTATTCTCCGAGCCCTCAGCACCCTCAAGCTCACCGTAGACGTAGGCGTCCGAGCCCAGCTCCTCCACGAAGGACAGGCGCACCGGGATGGAGTCCTGGTCCGCGGCGGAGACGACATCCAGGGCCTCTGGACGGAAGCCGATGGTGACCTTGTTGTTGTCCTCTGGGGTGATGGCGTCCAGCGTGGCACGGGACAGGCGGACTCGGGCCTTACCGATGGTGGCCACCTCGCCCTGCACGTCGAACAGGCCCAGGTTCATGGCAGGGGAGCCGATGAAGCCAGCCACGAACTCGTTGGCAGGAGCGTCGTACATCTCCCGGGGGGTGCCGACCTGCTGCAGGATGCCGTCCTTGAGGACCGCGATGCGGTCACCCATGGTCAGGGCCTCCGTCTGATCGTGGGTCACGTAGACGGTGGTGACACCAAGCGAGCGCTGCAAGGAGGCGATCTGGGTGCGGGTCTGCACACGCAGCTTCGCGTCCAGGTTAGACAGCGGCTCATCCATCAGGAAGACCTTGGGCTTGCGCACGATGGCACGGCCCATGGCCACACGCTGACGCTGACCACCGGAGAGGGCCTTCGGCTTACGGTCCAGGTACTCGGTCAGGCCCAGGATCTTGGCGGCCTCACGGACGCGCTTGTCGATCTCCTCCTTGGGGGTGCCAGCGATCTTCAGAGCGAAGCCCATGTTGTCGTGCACCGTCATGTGGGGGTACAGGGCGTAGTTCTGGAAGACCATAGCGATGTCGCGGTCCTTGGGCTGGACGTCGGTGACGTCGCGGTCGCCAATGAGGATGCGACCAGAGTTGACATCCTCCAGACCCGCGAGCATGCGCAGGGAGGTGGACTTACCGCAGCCAGAAGGGCCAACCAAAACAAGGAACTCGCCGTCTGCGATTTCAAGGTTCAACTGGTCCACAGAGGGGCGGTCATTGCCCGGGTAGACGCGGGTTGCGTGATCAAAAGTCACGGTTGCCATATTCGCTTCCCTTCACCGGCGGTACGTGCCGGACGATCCTTCGTGAAAGGTGCCTATGCGTTGTGTCCGCATTGACACTGTACGCCGTCGACCATCGACGGCAGGCTCATCCTTACACACTCCCGCAAGATGCGATAGGTCTACGGGCAGGCGAGTTCGCACCACAGTCAATAGGGAACGCACCGCACCCACCTTAAAACGGGACCTTTGCCACGGGCCGGTAGTCTGAGCACTATGACGAGCAGCCCAGGTCCCGTAGGCAGTGCGGCGCAGCTGCCGCACGCCCTGCGTGGGTTGCGCGAAGGCTCTGTGGTTGGTGGTTACCGGCTGGTGCGCCGCATGGGTGCTGGCGGTATGGGTGTTGTTTGGGACGCTACCGACGGCGGAGGTAGGCACGTAGCCATCAAGGTTCTCCACCCCCAGGTGGCCGCAGACCCGGTGTCACGCCGTCGCCTGGAGCGTGAGGCCGCCGTCCTCAGCCGCGTAAAGGACGAGCGCGTCGCCCGCATCCTGGACATTGAGCCCGCCCCCGATGGAGACAGCCCTGCCTTCGTTGTCACTGAGCTGGTTGACGGCCCCACACTCCAGTATGAAGTGGACCATGAGGGCCCTTACGACCCCGCCCAGGACGCCGTCGAGCTGGCAGACCTGGCGCACGGGCTGGTCGGCGCGCTAGCCGCCGTCCACCAGGCTGGCGTCATCCACCGCGACCTCAAGCCCTCCAACGTCATGCTTGGCGCCAAGGGCCCCGTGTTGATCGACTTCGGCATCGCCCAGAGTGAGGACGACACCCGCCTCACCCGCACCGGTCAGGTAACCGGAACCCCCGGCTTCATCCCCCCCGAGATGCTTGACGGTGGTCAGCCCGACGCGGAGGTGGACCGCTACGCCTGCGTAGGGGTGATCCTCTTTGCCCTCACCGGGCAGGCACCTTTCGGCTCCGGCCCCTGGCAGACCGTCTTCCGACGTGTCTACGACGGCACCCCTGAGCTTGGCGACCTGCCAGAGAAGTGGCCTGCGCTCGCGGTGGCCTTCACCAACGCCCTGCACCCGCGCGTTGACCGGCGCATGCGGGTTGAAGACCTGCTCACGGTCCTGGATGAGGTTGCCGACGGCGGCACCGGTGAGTGGGCTGTCAAGGAGATCCTAGGGCCGGACGCTCTAGGGGTGGACGAGGAGGAGACGGACACTGGCTCCTTCCCCGTGGTGCACTACGCGGGCGCAGGCCCGCAGGCCAGCTCCCCAGGCCAGACTGACGCCGCCTACGGTTCCACGGGATATAGCGCGGGATCGGGCCAGCCATCTGCGCTAGCTGATTCCGCAGCGGCGTCGGCGCCGTCTCCTGCACCATCCACCGCCTCCGCCCAGTCCAGCGGGTACGGCGTCTACGGCAACAGTGGGGTCCTGCCGCCAGCGATCCTGCCGGGCGGCCAGTACGGCTCTGTGTCCACCCCCAGCCCACAGGTCCTAGCCTCGGCAGGAAGTGCTGGTGGCGCTTGGGCGCAGCAGCACGCCGCCCAGAGCGTCCAGGCCGACCCGAAGGGGGCCATGTACGGTGGCACTCCAGTGGCGCACGCTGTACCTTCAGCGCCTTCACTGCCTTCAGTGGTGGCCTACTACGGGGCGGGCGGGGCTCCTTCCGCCTTCACCGGGGCAGAGGCGGTCTCGACGCCCAGTGCACAGTCTGCCGCCTATGCGCAAAATGACCGATGGGGTGTCGGTACGACCGGCGGTTACGGGCCTGGCGTTGGTGCACTGGGCTACGCCGCCGTTGGTCAGGAGGCGCTGCCTGGTGTGCTCCCCGAATGGGCGCGTGGGCCAGAAAAGTGCTCAGGGCTTACCGCAGCGGTCGGCGTCTTCTTGCTGATTCTGGCACTGATGCGACCCTTCTGGGTGATGATCCTGGTGGCGTTGTGGGAGGTCATCGCCGGTGTGGTCGGTCGGGCCGACGACGCCCTGCGCTGGCGGCGCCTGCAGCAAGGGCGCACTGACGGTGACACTGCGGGCCAACTCCTGCGCTCACCCTGGTACCTGCTGCGCTCACTCCTGGCGGCGTTCTTCACCCAGCTGGTGGGGCTGCTGGTGGCCGGGGTCTGCTTCATGTTAGCGTCCAACTGGATCGGGTTTGACGGGGAAGGGATCCCGCACCTGACACTGCGGCAAACGTACTCGCGTATCGCCTTGATGATGGTGGGCGTGACCGCCTGCTACATGCTGGTCACTTGGTTCGTGCCCTGGGGCAAGCCGACCCGTCGAGGGTCGGCGATCATGCTGGGGCGGGCGGTGCCCAAGGGTTGGCTGCGCGTGCTGGTGGGCCTGGTGGTGCTCATGCTGGCTGTACTCTCCACGATTCTGCTGGCGCAGGGCTACCTGCCACCGATGACGCTCTCCCCGCTGCGGTGAGTGGCCTGCGCGGCCTCGCCTAGGGGCGGGGGGTTGTGCGGGTACAGGCACTTCCCCGAGCGGTGCTGCGAGAACGTGACCCGCCTCCCTGGCAAAATCTGGTCAGCATCGCTAGTTTCAAGTACTGGACGTCTGGTCATTGACCACCAACTATGCCTGTTTGAGGAGCACCCGTGGCAGCTGCATCATCCCGTAACTCCAAGACCCAGCTGCGTGAGCAGGCGCGAGCGCAGGCCCAGGCATTGCGGGAGCAGCAGGAACTCGCGGAGCGCCGTCGTAAGATCACGCGGCGCAGCCTGATCGGCGGCGCGGCCGTGGTGGTGGTTGGTGGCATTGGCGGGGTCGTCTACCTGGACAAGTCGACCACAGGGGAATCGGTGCCCGCCCAGGCGGACGCGACCGGTGCGCTGACCTTCGGCAAGGGCATGAAGGTCGGCACCACCAACAGTGGGGCCAAGCTCCTGGACCTGTACTTCGACTACTCCTGCAGCCACTGCGCCCAGTTCGAGGCGCTGCACCTTGATGAGATCAAGAAGCTCGTGGAGGAAGGCACGGTCACCTTTGTGCTGCACCCGTGCAAGATCCTGGGCTCCGGCTGGACTGACGTGGCCATCAACGCCTTGGGCGTGGTGCTCGATGAATCCCCGGAGCATGCCTACGACTTCCACAGGGCGGTCTTTGACGTGTTCCTGCAGGCCGTGCAGGCCAAGGACCAGTCCCGGCTGAAGGTCCAGACGTTGAAGGCTGCGGCAGAGGCCCTGGGCGTGAGTGCGAGCGTGACCAAGAAGTTCGACAAGGCCGTGGAAAAGAACCAGTACAAGGCCTGGACTTCCGCGAGCACCAAAGCCTTCCTGGACAAAGGGTTCACGGGTACCCCGGTGGTCTCCTACAACGGGACGGTGCTGGAACTGGGGCAGGTTGCTTCCCCCACTGGCCTGACGGAGGCGATCAAGGCCGCTGAGGGCGGAAACGCTTCCACGGCGACGCCGGAGGCCACCCCCGACCAATGAGTCCGGGGGTGCCCGGGCACGCGCCGGGGCGCTGTGCTTCCGGCACGCGCCGACGCCATTCGGTGAAGCGGGACTGAACAGGTAGGCTTCACTGCACGCCGTGTTAGCTCAGTTGGTAGAGCAGCTGTCTTGTAAACAGCAGGTCATCGGTTCGAGTCCGATACGCGGCTCCACTTTTCGGTGCGTGGTCACACCGGCTTTGATAGCAAAAGCAAACGGTACCGGTGCTGGGAAAGCAGCCCCCTCCCGATCCACTCCAACCTTAGGGCAGGCGCCAGTCCACGGGCTCGGCACCCTGCGCCACCAGCAGCTCGTTG belongs to Actinomyces trachealis and includes:
- the rlmB gene encoding 23S rRNA (guanosine(2251)-2'-O)-methyltransferase RlmB produces the protein MPGNDRVHGAMRKPGSKKGPLKGSGGQKKHALEGKGPTPRAENRVGHPKARAKARAEAREAQPSRVKQLEKLKRRFNVPEGHEIVCGRNAVAEAARAGVPISRVFMAVSAENDDRLGAVVRRAALLGAPVLETTKLDLEALTDGAVHQGVAIEVPAYEYCEAADLLERARAVGHTPLFIALDQVTDPHNLGAVLRSAGAFGADGVVIPERRSVGVNATVWKVSAGAAARVPVARETNLVRALQALKKEGCFVVGLDGGSETLVEELGFADAPLVLVTGAEGAGLSRLVRETCDVIASIPINGHVESLNAAVATGISLYEVDRLRRRATN
- a CDS encoding NTP pyrophosphohydrolase yields the protein MTEGGTFAMGLWALPEGVGAVSKVRKSDPARGSYMQCAGSWQAMTVEVRIQRLDGSHEHYVVAREAVGGSQEWVTITYVSDISFSGATQTREIRLHPQEVFTGQQAVEVFADYVLHATLPPKHLLRPLDV
- a CDS encoding DUF4032 domain-containing protein — translated: MPSALKITAATVDPALLDLPWEIPLEDWPAEVLAALPRGLSRHVVRFAKLSGRVIAVKEIGEHVAYREYEMLRDLVRVGAPCVTPTAVITGRRNSACEELNSVLVTEHLAYSLPYRALFSQYMRPETATRLIDALAVLLVRLHLLGFYWGDVSLSNTLFRRDAGAFAAYLVDAETGELYTEGLTEGKRLYDIDVARTNIIGELMDLQAGALLEPSVDTIEVGDRIVSRYSELWDVLTAKESFSMGERWRVASRIEKLNELGYDVGELDMSTTTADGDTRISIQPKVVDAGHYHRQVMRLTGLDVQERQGQRMLNDLKSYRALTGRNHDPLELVSHAWMADVFEPTIAAVPAELRRKLEPAEIFHEVLEHRWYMSERAGHDVTMQDAVEDYVCSVLPQHWDEQSYLSLGDTQEMEQIFTEKADEEELVDDAEFSARDQESLSEYAQNPLGFTAGMRFKGE
- a CDS encoding ABC transporter ATP-binding protein, translating into MATVTFDHATRVYPGNDRPSVDQLNLEIADGEFLVLVGPSGCGKSTSLRMLAGLEDVNSGRILIGDRDVTDVQPKDRDIAMVFQNYALYPHMTVHDNMGFALKIAGTPKEEIDKRVREAAKILGLTEYLDRKPKALSGGQRQRVAMGRAIVRKPKVFLMDEPLSNLDAKLRVQTRTQIASLQRSLGVTTVYVTHDQTEALTMGDRIAVLKDGILQQVGTPREMYDAPANEFVAGFIGSPAMNLGLFDVQGEVATIGKARVRLSRATLDAITPEDNNKVTIGFRPEALDVVSAADQDSIPVRLSFVEELGSDAYVYGELEGAEGSENKLGSGEDSSQIIVRVPPRTAPAPGEIIHVRIRPGHAHIFSASTGKRLPA
- a CDS encoding serine/threonine-protein kinase, whose protein sequence is MTSSPGPVGSAAQLPHALRGLREGSVVGGYRLVRRMGAGGMGVVWDATDGGGRHVAIKVLHPQVAADPVSRRRLEREAAVLSRVKDERVARILDIEPAPDGDSPAFVVTELVDGPTLQYEVDHEGPYDPAQDAVELADLAHGLVGALAAVHQAGVIHRDLKPSNVMLGAKGPVLIDFGIAQSEDDTRLTRTGQVTGTPGFIPPEMLDGGQPDAEVDRYACVGVILFALTGQAPFGSGPWQTVFRRVYDGTPELGDLPEKWPALAVAFTNALHPRVDRRMRVEDLLTVLDEVADGGTGEWAVKEILGPDALGVDEEETDTGSFPVVHYAGAGPQASSPGQTDAAYGSTGYSAGSGQPSALADSAAASAPSPAPSTASAQSSGYGVYGNSGVLPPAILPGGQYGSVSTPSPQVLASAGSAGGAWAQQHAAQSVQADPKGAMYGGTPVAHAVPSAPSLPSVVAYYGAGGAPSAFTGAEAVSTPSAQSAAYAQNDRWGVGTTGGYGPGVGALGYAAVGQEALPGVLPEWARGPEKCSGLTAAVGVFLLILALMRPFWVMILVALWEVIAGVVGRADDALRWRRLQQGRTDGDTAGQLLRSPWYLLRSLLAAFFTQLVGLLVAGVCFMLASNWIGFDGEGIPHLTLRQTYSRIALMMVGVTACYMLVTWFVPWGKPTRRGSAIMLGRAVPKGWLRVLVGLVVLMLAVLSTILLAQGYLPPMTLSPLR
- a CDS encoding DsbA family protein is translated as MAAASSRNSKTQLREQARAQAQALREQQELAERRRKITRRSLIGGAAVVVVGGIGGVVYLDKSTTGESVPAQADATGALTFGKGMKVGTTNSGAKLLDLYFDYSCSHCAQFEALHLDEIKKLVEEGTVTFVLHPCKILGSGWTDVAINALGVVLDESPEHAYDFHRAVFDVFLQAVQAKDQSRLKVQTLKAAAEALGVSASVTKKFDKAVEKNQYKAWTSASTKAFLDKGFTGTPVVSYNGTVLELGQVASPTGLTEAIKAAEGGNASTATPEATPDQ